A genomic region of Psychrobacter sp. M13 contains the following coding sequences:
- a CDS encoding RNA methyltransferase, with translation MFLNNTSISDKNAPVSKTVDYLSCLQVIMVNTTLPANIGSAARAMHTMGLTRLSVVNPKHPIDDTSIAHAAGGQDILANAKIVDHLETAISDCQLVFAASSRSRHLPRPVVNPMQAAEIMMDFIDSQSAIELGNMPNIAILFGREDRGLTNEELSLADYHIQIDANPDYPVLNVASALQVIASFIFTYVQSHVANNSAKNAVTMTADEIEDSLELPMLSTFRRQQWDEPAINQQQLQHLIKRITELMVARNLADSEHLRSLPSRLSRLGSRLQLDQKEYQLLSALVAKLLKD, from the coding sequence ATGTTTCTTAATAATACGTCTATATCAGATAAAAATGCTCCAGTATCTAAAACGGTTGACTATCTATCTTGCTTGCAAGTAATTATGGTCAACACTACTCTGCCTGCCAATATTGGCTCAGCAGCGCGCGCTATGCATACTATGGGTTTGACACGATTGAGTGTTGTTAATCCAAAACACCCTATTGATGATACTAGTATCGCGCATGCTGCAGGTGGTCAAGATATTTTGGCAAACGCTAAAATTGTAGATCATTTAGAGACAGCGATTAGTGACTGTCAGCTGGTGTTTGCCGCCAGTTCCCGCAGCCGTCATCTACCGCGTCCTGTCGTCAATCCAATGCAAGCGGCAGAGATTATGATGGACTTTATAGATAGTCAAAGCGCAATCGAGCTTGGCAATATGCCTAATATTGCTATTCTCTTTGGTCGTGAAGATCGCGGGCTGACTAATGAGGAGCTCTCTTTGGCAGATTATCATATTCAAATAGATGCCAATCCTGATTATCCTGTACTCAATGTCGCCTCAGCGCTGCAAGTCATTGCCAGTTTTATTTTTACTTATGTACAGAGTCATGTTGCTAATAATTCGGCTAAAAATGCAGTTACTATGACCGCAGATGAGATAGAAGATAGCTTGGAGCTACCGATGTTGTCTACCTTTAGACGTCAACAGTGGGATGAGCCTGCCATTAATCAGCAACAACTGCAGCACCTTATAAAGCGTATCACAGAACTAATGGTTGCTCGTAATTTAGCAGATAGTGAACACTTGCGGTCCTTACCATCGCGCCTGTCACGGTTAGGATCACGACTACAACTTGATCAAAAAGAGTATCAACTATTAAGTGCTTTAGTCGCTAAACTACTAAAAGACTAG
- a CDS encoding Hpt domain-containing protein — MIEFKVNRNPNYMQKNNYKIKVTHKPAPDQIVIDEEQFEDMCTLLEDDFAGLVQSFFVDSFERIKLMREAQASNNNTEGYEAAHALKGASATLGAKQLEILSGRLQDACRDHNIADQTALIDQISVALQKVEREISSRLGL, encoded by the coding sequence ATGATTGAATTCAAAGTAAATCGCAACCCAAATTATATGCAAAAAAATAACTATAAAATCAAGGTCACGCACAAGCCTGCGCCTGATCAGATAGTTATTGACGAAGAGCAGTTTGAAGATATGTGCACATTGCTCGAAGATGACTTTGCAGGTTTGGTACAAAGTTTTTTTGTAGATAGTTTTGAGCGTATTAAGCTTATGCGCGAAGCACAAGCTAGTAATAACAATACTGAGGGCTATGAAGCAGCTCATGCGCTAAAAGGTGCTAGTGCTACCCTAGGTGCTAAGCAGTTAGAGATACTCTCTGGTAGACTGCAAGACGCTTGTCGTGATCATAATATTGCGGATCAGACCGCTCTTATCGATCAGATATCAGTAGCGTTGCAAAAGGTTGAACGTGAAATTAGTTCGCGATTAGGATTATAA
- the dnaE gene encoding DNA polymerase III subunit alpha, which translates to MAFVHLGIHSEYSITDSIVRIKPLIKAAAADNQRALALTDLSNLYATVKFYRACLGAGIKPIIGSEVIMENEDSRLVLLAMDNEGYQNITRIVSLGFTEGRADDANHGVPVIKRSHILEHAAGVIVLFTEKSDVGQALVGSMPERADELLLEWQAAFADRLYFAIKRTNRTGEDAFIQAAIHAGAKHNIPIIAHNDVRFLQQDDFDAHEARVCIAGSYVLADANRPQNYSDQQYLKTQEQMEQLFADIPQVINNTLALATRCNVTLILGINVLPDFPVPEGETIESFFRAESIRGLNNRLDRLFPVEERSEHWNDFRQKYDERLEYELEIILSMGFPGYFLIVMDFIRWAKANGVPVGPGRGSGAGSLVAYALNITDLDPIHYDLLFERFLNPERVSMPDFDIDFCIEGRDRVIDYVAQTYGREAVSQIITFGTMAAKAVVRDVARAQSKSYFLASKMSKLIPKTPGITLSQALEQEPQLKDLISNPDNMDYEDAIEIWEMAIKLEGVCRNVGKHAGGVLIAPNRITDFSAIYCDDDGSRVSQFDKDDVEAVGLVKFDFLGLRNLTVIDAAVKNINKRRAIEGVEELVLEDLPLDDKKAYKLLQDAKTTAVFQLESMGMKKYLAKLQPTNIEDVIAMCALYRPGPLDAGMVEMYIDRKHGREEVIYDHPNLEPILENTNGVIVYQEQVMQISQVMAGYSLGGADMLRRAMGKKKPEEMAKQRDIFITGATAQGIDEVTSGGVFDLMEKFAGYGFNRSHSAAYGVLAYQTAYLKQYYPAEFMAAVLTSDMNNTDNVVFFINDCRENFDLTVVNPSVNRSEWHFVADTPTNIIYGLGAIKGVGEGAVESIVEARRTDGLFKDLYDFCRRVDIKRVNKRTLEALVSAGCFDDFAATLRPDLPADAAYEIRGALMSQLPSAVQAAEQDRQNKELGMMDLFGEMDGVVAAPPLVMTSDLIWGDKHRLKAEKNTLGLYLTGHPINEYLEELKRYTSGIRLNKLTDTGYNGSCYFAGLIIDMANFGNRNVIILDDGTSRLEVSCYAERFNRVKEQLKVDEVVIIKGSIRERDGRLFARLDNAMTMIDARLRWLKKISIKVHGEDTKLLMRLQPLLKSAQASIIPAPRLSHNYEQDDDGSAYNAGMEAQVYDEAGNDLMAQPQHTAQNDADSAFGNDDINDNCTALGLSIYADYGIANVALSEHWRVYPNDDNLQALKSMISDDNLHFHYS; encoded by the coding sequence ATGGCATTTGTACACCTTGGCATTCACAGTGAGTATTCAATCACTGACTCAATTGTACGTATCAAGCCACTAATAAAAGCGGCAGCGGCGGACAATCAGCGGGCCTTAGCGTTGACTGACCTCTCAAATCTTTATGCTACGGTGAAGTTCTATCGTGCCTGTCTAGGTGCTGGCATTAAGCCGATCATCGGTAGCGAAGTCATCATGGAAAATGAAGACTCGCGCCTTGTATTATTAGCGATGGATAATGAGGGTTATCAAAATATCACTCGTATTGTCTCGCTTGGCTTTACCGAAGGGCGTGCTGACGATGCCAATCATGGCGTGCCTGTTATCAAGCGCAGCCATATTCTTGAGCATGCCGCAGGCGTGATCGTACTGTTTACTGAAAAGTCAGATGTCGGACAAGCGTTAGTCGGCTCAATGCCAGAGCGCGCTGATGAGCTGTTATTAGAATGGCAAGCGGCGTTTGCTGATCGCTTATACTTTGCTATAAAGCGTACCAATCGCACTGGCGAAGACGCTTTTATACAGGCAGCTATTCATGCAGGCGCAAAACATAATATTCCAATTATTGCCCATAATGATGTGCGATTTTTGCAGCAAGATGACTTTGATGCGCATGAAGCACGCGTCTGTATTGCAGGCTCGTATGTACTCGCTGATGCCAATCGTCCGCAAAACTATTCCGATCAGCAGTACCTAAAGACGCAGGAGCAGATGGAGCAGTTATTTGCTGATATTCCGCAGGTTATCAATAATACTCTAGCCTTAGCGACTCGTTGTAATGTGACTTTGATACTTGGCATTAATGTACTGCCTGATTTTCCTGTACCCGAGGGTGAGACCATTGAATCTTTCTTTCGCGCAGAGTCTATACGTGGTCTAAATAATCGCTTGGATAGGCTCTTTCCTGTTGAAGAACGTAGTGAACATTGGAATGATTTTCGCCAGAAGTATGACGAACGCCTAGAGTATGAGCTTGAAATCATCCTATCAATGGGGTTTCCAGGTTACTTCTTAATCGTTATGGACTTTATCCGCTGGGCAAAAGCCAATGGCGTACCTGTCGGTCCTGGACGCGGTTCAGGTGCAGGCTCTTTAGTGGCATATGCACTGAACATTACCGACCTTGACCCTATTCATTACGACTTACTTTTTGAGCGCTTCTTAAACCCTGAGCGGGTATCCATGCCCGATTTCGATATTGACTTCTGTATCGAAGGTCGTGATCGAGTCATTGATTATGTCGCACAAACTTATGGCCGTGAAGCAGTCTCGCAGATTATCACTTTTGGTACTATGGCGGCTAAAGCTGTGGTACGAGATGTGGCGCGCGCGCAAAGTAAATCTTACTTTCTCGCCAGCAAAATGTCTAAGCTCATACCTAAGACCCCAGGTATCACTTTAAGCCAAGCCCTAGAGCAAGAGCCACAGCTCAAAGATCTCATCTCCAATCCTGACAATATGGATTACGAAGATGCTATTGAGATTTGGGAGATGGCAATCAAGCTTGAGGGCGTGTGTCGTAACGTGGGTAAACACGCAGGTGGTGTATTGATTGCACCAAATCGAATTACTGACTTTAGCGCGATATACTGTGACGATGATGGTTCACGGGTGAGTCAGTTTGACAAAGACGATGTCGAGGCCGTAGGTCTTGTCAAGTTTGACTTTTTAGGCTTACGTAACTTGACAGTCATTGATGCCGCCGTTAAAAATATCAATAAGCGCCGAGCTATCGAGGGTGTAGAGGAGCTGGTGTTAGAAGATTTGCCATTAGATGACAAAAAGGCTTATAAGCTACTGCAAGATGCTAAGACCACGGCTGTTTTTCAGTTAGAGAGCATGGGTATGAAAAAGTACCTTGCCAAATTGCAGCCGACTAACATTGAAGACGTTATCGCTATGTGCGCGCTCTATCGTCCCGGCCCCTTAGATGCGGGTATGGTTGAGATGTATATTGACCGTAAGCATGGGCGTGAGGAGGTCATCTACGATCACCCAAACCTTGAGCCTATTTTAGAGAATACCAACGGCGTTATTGTCTATCAAGAGCAAGTCATGCAGATATCGCAAGTCATGGCAGGTTATAGTCTAGGTGGCGCTGATATGCTCAGGCGAGCAATGGGTAAGAAAAAGCCTGAGGAGATGGCAAAACAGCGTGATATCTTCATCACAGGGGCAACTGCCCAAGGTATTGATGAGGTCACCTCAGGTGGGGTGTTTGACTTGATGGAGAAGTTCGCCGGTTACGGTTTTAACCGCTCGCATTCTGCCGCTTATGGCGTATTGGCTTATCAAACGGCTTATCTAAAGCAATACTACCCTGCGGAGTTTATGGCAGCAGTACTCACATCTGATATGAACAATACTGATAACGTAGTGTTCTTTATTAATGATTGCCGTGAAAACTTTGACTTGACGGTGGTCAATCCTTCGGTCAATCGCAGTGAATGGCATTTTGTCGCTGATACGCCGACTAATATTATTTATGGCTTAGGTGCCATCAAAGGTGTGGGTGAAGGCGCGGTTGAATCTATCGTTGAGGCGCGTCGCACAGATGGCTTATTTAAAGATCTATATGATTTCTGTCGCCGTGTCGATATCAAAAGGGTCAATAAGCGCACCCTTGAGGCTTTGGTTAGCGCGGGTTGTTTTGATGATTTTGCCGCGACCCTGCGACCGGATCTACCAGCGGACGCCGCTTACGAGATTCGCGGTGCGCTGATGAGTCAGCTGCCCAGCGCCGTGCAAGCCGCTGAGCAAGATCGACAAAACAAAGAGCTCGGTATGATGGACTTGTTCGGTGAGATGGATGGCGTGGTTGCAGCACCGCCATTGGTCATGACCAGCGACCTGATCTGGGGTGATAAGCACCGGTTAAAGGCTGAGAAGAATACTCTAGGCTTGTATCTGACAGGACATCCTATCAATGAGTATTTAGAAGAGCTAAAACGCTATACCTCAGGGATTCGCTTAAATAAACTCACAGATACAGGATATAATGGCAGCTGTTATTTTGCAGGGCTGATCATCGACATGGCAAACTTCGGTAATCGAAATGTTATTATACTAGATGATGGCACCTCAAGGTTGGAGGTTAGCTGTTATGCTGAGCGCTTTAACCGCGTAAAAGAGCAGTTAAAAGTCGATGAGGTAGTCATTATCAAGGGCAGTATCCGTGAGCGTGACGGTCGTCTGTTTGCCCGTCTTGATAATGCTATGACCATGATTGATGCACGTCTGCGCTGGCTTAAAAAAATCAGTATAAAAGTACATGGCGAGGACACTAAATTATTAATGCGCTTGCAACCTCTATTAAAGTCAGCTCAAGCGAGTATTATTCCAGCGCCGCGCCTATCTCATAACTATGAACAAGATGATGATGGCAGTGCTTATAACGCTGGCATGGAAGCTCAAGTATATGATGAGGCAGGCAATGATTTAATGGCACAGCCGCAGCATACTGCACAGAACGATGCAGATTCCGCTTTTGGTAATGATGATATTAATGATAATTGTACGGCGCTTGGCTTAAGTATTTATGCCGACTACGGTATCGCCAATGTAGCCCTATCTGAGCACTGGCGGGTTTATCCCAACGATGATAATTTGCAAGCGCTTAAGAGCATGATCAGCGACGATAATTTGCACTTTCACTATAGCTGA
- a CDS encoding FAD-binding oxidoreductase, translated as MRSEPFERIHKSTLNLNQNSLAAWQNFATQFELSQWVHTSGSLLTIEHPTKLATLTDYGKRLNDVGVTNHLLTKDEIAEHEPALKNDNLDALYFSKTGHFTNLQAIHDSLAATFRQLGGHIIEQCKVLEAILGEDSIHLKTNQGDMIANKVVLSAGAYSKSLAKQLTGVKVPLDTERGYHLMLPHESKRLNTSVSSLDRHFIMTPMEGGLRLAGTVEYAGLDAPPNMQRAHKLLQHANPMLKELLNTDDSVPWMGFRPTTVDFLPVIDNIGRVFLNFGHHHLGLTQSVVSARIITEYYFNEPDTIDPTAYKLSRFGKARQ; from the coding sequence ATGCGTTCTGAACCGTTTGAGCGTATTCATAAATCAACATTGAACCTTAACCAAAATAGCTTGGCGGCATGGCAAAACTTCGCTACTCAGTTTGAGCTGAGTCAATGGGTGCATACCAGCGGCTCATTATTGACGATCGAACATCCTACAAAACTCGCGACTTTAACCGATTATGGCAAACGCCTTAACGATGTTGGCGTGACCAATCATCTGCTAACCAAAGATGAGATCGCTGAGCATGAACCCGCTTTAAAGAATGATAATCTTGATGCGCTATATTTCTCAAAAACGGGGCATTTTACTAACCTGCAAGCTATTCATGATAGCCTTGCCGCCACTTTTCGGCAGCTTGGCGGTCATATAATTGAGCAGTGCAAAGTTCTCGAAGCTATTTTAGGTGAAGACAGCATTCACTTAAAAACGAACCAAGGCGATATGATAGCTAATAAAGTAGTACTGTCGGCAGGAGCATACTCAAAGTCGCTAGCTAAGCAGCTGACAGGGGTAAAAGTACCTTTAGATACCGAACGCGGCTATCACTTGATGCTCCCGCATGAAAGTAAGCGCTTAAATACATCAGTATCAAGCTTGGATCGACATTTTATTATGACGCCGATGGAAGGCGGTTTACGCTTAGCGGGTACAGTAGAATATGCAGGACTTGACGCGCCTCCCAATATGCAGCGAGCGCACAAGCTATTGCAGCATGCCAATCCTATGCTAAAAGAGCTGTTAAATACCGATGATAGCGTGCCATGGATGGGCTTTCGACCAACGACTGTAGACTTTTTACCCGTCATTGATAATATCGGACGAGTATTTTTAAACTTTGGTCATCATCATTTAGGCTTAACGCAATCAGTCGTGAGTGCGCGTATAATTACCGAATATTATTTTAATGAGCCGGATACTATTGATCCAACAGCTTATAAACTGAGCCGCTTCGGTAAAGCTCGTCAATGA
- a CDS encoding FAD-dependent oxidoreductase — MNTQDFDIHIIGGGIIGLTTAVTLQARGVKVALLEADEICKGTSSGNAGHLATEQVFPVADASMLRHIQRCCSILLDRYGGLALSSTAYAMGGAAFVKYAF; from the coding sequence ATGAATACTCAAGACTTTGACATACATATTATTGGTGGCGGCATTATTGGTCTAACGACGGCGGTGACGCTACAGGCCCGCGGAGTAAAAGTAGCTTTGCTCGAAGCTGATGAGATATGTAAGGGCACCTCATCAGGTAACGCAGGGCACTTGGCTACTGAGCAAGTGTTTCCTGTGGCTGATGCCAGTATGCTCCGCCATATCCAGCGATGCTGCTCAATCCTACTGGACCGCTACGGTGGACTGGCGCTATCTTCCACGGCTTATGCCATGGGCGGTGCAGCTTTTGTTAAATATGCGTTCTGA
- a CDS encoding sodium:alanine symporter family protein codes for MEAIINTIVGYIWSDALVYLALGVGIYFTVMTRGVQFRYLKEMVKLLFDKQTSTQGISSFQAFSMALSGRIGVGNIAGVATAIAAGGPGAVFWMIVMGLLGGASAFIESTLAQVYKHTVDDQYRGGTPFYIERGLKMKPFAIVVAAVTCLSYGVLVPGVQANTIADSFNTAFNIPPVATGFIIVALLAFIIFGGIKRIANFAGKVVPIMAVGYVLMMVIVLLFNASNIPAMFALIFKSAFGMDAVFGGIVGLAISWGVRRAVFSNVAGAGEATFSSAAAEVSHPAKQGLVQSFSIYIDTVLVCTATALMILSTGMYNVIPAEGLVLVENMPGVAAGTAFTQAAVSTVFSQYGSGFVAIAIFLFAFTCLIAYYYIAETTMVYLDSKMRYPILKPLLKIVFLIVCFSGSIQSVGMMWALGDIGFGSMCYLNFIAIVLLSKTALKVLKDYDEQMKLGLNPVFDPRKAGVENADFWIAYSDKHDKR; via the coding sequence ATGGAAGCGATTATTAATACTATCGTCGGTTATATATGGAGCGACGCATTAGTTTATTTGGCACTCGGTGTCGGTATTTATTTTACCGTGATGACTCGCGGTGTACAGTTCCGCTATCTCAAAGAGATGGTTAAACTATTATTTGACAAACAAACCTCAACCCAAGGTATTAGCTCCTTTCAAGCCTTTAGTATGGCCTTATCAGGCCGAATCGGTGTCGGTAACATTGCCGGGGTTGCCACTGCAATCGCAGCTGGTGGACCTGGTGCAGTATTTTGGATGATCGTTATGGGTCTGCTTGGTGGTGCCAGCGCCTTTATCGAGTCAACACTTGCACAGGTATATAAGCATACCGTTGATGATCAATATCGTGGCGGTACACCTTTTTATATTGAGCGGGGGCTTAAAATGAAGCCTTTTGCCATTGTCGTTGCGGCTGTTACCTGCCTATCATATGGTGTTTTGGTACCAGGCGTACAGGCCAATACCATTGCTGATTCTTTTAATACCGCTTTTAATATCCCACCTGTTGCAACTGGTTTCATTATCGTTGCGTTGTTAGCATTTATCATATTCGGTGGCATAAAACGTATTGCAAACTTCGCTGGCAAAGTCGTGCCTATTATGGCGGTCGGCTACGTATTGATGATGGTCATCGTATTATTATTTAATGCATCCAATATACCAGCTATGTTCGCTCTTATTTTTAAAAGTGCGTTTGGCATGGATGCTGTCTTCGGTGGTATTGTTGGTCTAGCAATCTCTTGGGGCGTACGCCGTGCCGTATTCTCAAACGTTGCAGGCGCAGGCGAAGCAACTTTCAGTTCAGCAGCAGCAGAAGTCTCACACCCCGCCAAGCAAGGTTTAGTGCAAAGTTTCTCTATCTATATTGATACCGTACTCGTTTGTACTGCTACCGCATTGATGATTTTATCGACAGGCATGTACAATGTCATTCCCGCAGAAGGCTTGGTACTGGTCGAGAATATGCCAGGTGTCGCAGCTGGAACCGCATTTACTCAAGCCGCAGTCTCAACCGTATTTAGCCAATATGGTAGTGGCTTCGTGGCTATTGCCATCTTCTTATTTGCCTTTACCTGCTTGATTGCTTATTACTATATTGCTGAAACAACGATGGTATATCTAGACAGCAAGATGCGCTATCCTATTTTAAAACCATTACTAAAAATTGTATTTCTAATCGTTTGCTTTAGCGGTAGTATACAGTCAGTAGGTATGATGTGGGCGCTAGGCGATATCGGCTTCGGCAGTATGTGTTACCTTAACTTTATTGCTATCGTTTTATTGAGTAAAACAGCTCTTAAAGTATTAAAAGACTACGACGAGCAAATGAAGCTGGGACTCAACCCTGTCTTTGACCCTAGAAAAGCGGGTGTTGAAAATGCAGACTTCTGGATAGCATATAGCGATAAACATGATAAACGCTAA
- a CDS encoding aldehyde dehydrogenase, whose product MTFSKKQISKEQVFEQAKQQKLWAGHLIDHKNLSTATLDNITPIDNSIIGQIASGTSDDVDIAVQIARDSFENGEWRRLAPAERKAIMQRWCALMHEHFEELAALDCVDAGKPITECLNTDMPATIETFEWYAEAADKVFGKVAPTGSAALGLIVQEPIGVVGAVLPWNFPAQMYAWKVAPALIMGNSVIVKPAELTSLSAYRLTELAYEAGVPKSALQMVCGLGENVGAALGQHRDVDMVSFTGSTEVGRLFLQYSAQSNLKEIVLECGGKSPQIVFDDAVLDDAAINDILSAAFWNMSENCSCGSRLLVHSSQKESLLDKLKDGLKEWKVGSPYDVDTAIGPMIEKAHFDKVCHYLQTAKDEGATLVAGGSIREDLGSGWYVEPTIFDNVSADMTLFKEEVFGPLLAVTSFESEDEAVKLANETNFGLAASFYTQNIKRAYRVASAIKAGTVSINGFSEGDITTPFGGYKQSGFGGRDNGLEALSQYTQTKTVWLVN is encoded by the coding sequence ATGACGTTCTCAAAAAAACAAATCTCTAAAGAGCAAGTGTTCGAACAAGCCAAACAGCAAAAGCTATGGGCAGGCCATCTGATTGATCATAAGAATTTATCAACTGCCACCTTAGACAATATTACCCCAATTGATAATAGCATCATCGGTCAAATTGCCTCTGGTACTAGCGATGATGTCGATATTGCCGTACAAATCGCACGCGATAGTTTTGAGAATGGTGAATGGCGTCGTCTAGCCCCTGCTGAACGTAAGGCTATTATGCAGCGCTGGTGTGCACTCATGCATGAACACTTTGAAGAGCTAGCAGCATTAGATTGCGTTGATGCGGGCAAACCGATTACTGAATGCTTAAACACTGACATGCCAGCGACTATCGAGACTTTTGAGTGGTATGCCGAAGCGGCTGACAAAGTATTTGGCAAAGTCGCTCCGACAGGTAGCGCAGCTTTAGGGCTCATCGTCCAAGAGCCAATCGGTGTCGTTGGTGCAGTATTGCCTTGGAACTTCCCAGCACAAATGTATGCATGGAAGGTCGCTCCTGCTCTCATCATGGGTAACTCGGTCATCGTCAAACCCGCTGAACTGACCTCTTTATCTGCCTACCGTTTAACGGAACTTGCCTATGAAGCAGGTGTGCCAAAATCTGCCTTGCAGATGGTTTGTGGTCTTGGTGAAAATGTCGGTGCAGCGCTCGGTCAACATAGGGATGTTGATATGGTGTCATTCACTGGCTCAACAGAGGTCGGACGTCTATTCCTACAATATTCTGCACAAAGCAACTTAAAAGAGATTGTCTTAGAGTGCGGTGGCAAAAGTCCGCAAATCGTCTTTGATGATGCTGTACTTGATGATGCCGCTATTAACGATATCTTATCGGCCGCCTTTTGGAACATGAGCGAGAACTGTAGCTGTGGTTCACGTTTATTAGTCCACAGCAGCCAAAAAGAAAGCCTTCTTGATAAATTAAAAGATGGTCTAAAAGAATGGAAAGTCGGCTCACCTTATGATGTCGATACTGCGATTGGCCCGATGATTGAAAAGGCTCATTTCGATAAAGTTTGCCATTACTTACAGACGGCTAAAGACGAAGGTGCAACCCTTGTTGCAGGCGGCTCTATTCGCGAAGATTTAGGCAGTGGCTGGTATGTTGAGCCTACTATTTTTGATAACGTCAGCGCTGACATGACCTTATTTAAAGAAGAAGTCTTTGGCCCATTATTAGCCGTTACTAGCTTTGAGTCCGAAGATGAAGCCGTAAAATTAGCGAACGAAACCAATTTTGGTCTAGCGGCATCTTTTTATACTCAAAACATTAAGCGTGCTTACCGAGTTGCTTCAGCCATTAAAGCTGGAACCGTTTCGATCAATGGTTTTTCAGAGGGTGATATCACCACCCCGTTCGGTGGCTACAAGCAATCTGGATTTGGCGGTCGTGATAATGGGCTAGAAGCCTTATCACAATATACACAAACCAAAACCGTTTGGTTGGTCAACTAG
- the dapA gene encoding 4-hydroxy-tetrahydrodipicolinate synthase produces MNINGILVPIVTPFDNNGDVDAQKLTTLVEAFIDKGVAGIVACGTTGEYYTFSAAERELVLTTIAEAAKEKGAENKVTLIAGINSLSTNHSIELAAQAKALGYDGLMLSATPYSLPEQDGIIAHFEKVADASELPIIMYNFPDRVGVAIEFDTVAHLAKHPNIVGVKESSGDFSHALRMLQANFENFEVVCGCDDQPVDFFFWGAKSWIAGAANVFPEEQVALFNATQQGDWDKAKQIMSEIYPAIHSMESGNYNQKAKAGCLKGSVDVGSVRVPLTNMPEDEKAEFLALLSE; encoded by the coding sequence ATGAATATAAATGGAATTTTAGTCCCAATCGTTACCCCTTTCGACAATAACGGCGACGTTGATGCGCAAAAATTAACGACACTGGTCGAAGCTTTTATCGACAAGGGCGTAGCCGGTATCGTCGCTTGCGGTACCACAGGGGAATACTATACCTTTTCGGCAGCAGAGCGCGAGCTGGTGTTGACTACTATCGCCGAGGCTGCCAAAGAAAAAGGTGCTGAAAATAAAGTCACTCTGATTGCAGGTATCAATAGCTTATCGACTAACCACTCTATTGAACTTGCTGCACAAGCCAAAGCCTTAGGTTATGACGGCCTTATGCTCTCTGCTACGCCTTATAGCTTGCCTGAGCAAGATGGCATCATCGCTCACTTTGAAAAAGTCGCGGACGCCAGCGAGCTGCCAATCATCATGTATAACTTCCCTGATCGTGTCGGCGTTGCTATTGAGTTTGATACCGTTGCCCATTTAGCCAAACACCCTAACATCGTTGGTGTAAAAGAAAGTAGCGGTGACTTTAGTCATGCCCTACGTATGTTGCAGGCTAATTTTGAAAACTTTGAAGTGGTGTGCGGCTGTGATGATCAGCCGGTTGATTTCTTCTTTTGGGGCGCCAAGAGCTGGATAGCTGGCGCAGCAAATGTGTTTCCAGAAGAACAAGTAGCGCTTTTCAATGCAACTCAACAAGGTGATTGGGACAAAGCTAAGCAAATTATGAGTGAGATTTATCCTGCTATTCATTCTATGGAATCAGGTAATTATAACCAAAAAGCTAAAGCAGGCTGCTTAAAAGGTAGCGTTGATGTGGGCTCAGTACGGGTGCCATTAACTAACATGCCAGAAGATGAAAAAGCAGAGTTTTTAGCGCTGCTTTCTGAATAG